From Pseudoalteromonas viridis, the proteins below share one genomic window:
- a CDS encoding alkene reductase encodes MTSKLFETYTLNDQISLKNRILMAPLTRCMADDQLVPTDAMAEYYARRADAGLIISEATIIRPDGQGYPNTPGLFTPEQITGWRKVTDAVHANGGKIFAQLWHTGRVAHPHFFDGDKVLAPSAEKVEGTVPRMRDLSYITPTPATHEDITQLVADYAQAASNAIDAGFDGIEIHAANGYLIDQFLHYDSNKRNDEYGETPQNMSRFALEVIDAVSERIGAERTAVRLTPGAYFNMQADPRDKAVFDYLLAQLELRTLAFVHIGIFDDAMEFDFLGGRVSDYVRANYSNTLVGVGGFTPQTGEQALRDARFDLLAIGRPFIANPDYVEKVRQGKPLTAYSEEMLASLV; translated from the coding sequence ATGACGAGCAAACTATTTGAAACTTATACCTTAAATGATCAGATCTCACTGAAAAACCGCATTCTGATGGCACCACTCACCCGCTGTATGGCAGACGACCAACTGGTACCAACCGATGCCATGGCCGAGTATTATGCGCGTCGTGCCGATGCGGGATTGATTATTTCTGAAGCAACGATTATTCGCCCTGACGGACAGGGTTACCCAAACACCCCGGGCCTGTTTACCCCTGAGCAGATTACCGGATGGCGCAAGGTTACCGACGCGGTGCACGCCAACGGCGGTAAGATTTTTGCCCAGCTGTGGCATACCGGCCGGGTTGCGCACCCGCACTTCTTCGACGGTGATAAAGTGCTGGCGCCCAGCGCAGAAAAAGTAGAAGGCACTGTGCCTCGCATGCGCGATTTGAGCTATATCACGCCCACCCCAGCCACGCATGAAGACATCACCCAGCTCGTTGCAGACTATGCACAGGCGGCAAGTAATGCCATAGATGCCGGTTTTGATGGCATCGAGATCCATGCCGCCAATGGTTACCTGATCGACCAGTTTTTACATTACGACAGCAACAAACGCAACGACGAGTATGGCGAGACGCCGCAAAACATGAGCCGCTTTGCACTTGAAGTTATTGATGCTGTTAGTGAGCGCATTGGCGCCGAGCGCACCGCTGTGCGGCTGACACCAGGTGCCTATTTTAATATGCAGGCAGACCCTCGTGACAAAGCAGTTTTTGATTATTTACTGGCACAGCTTGAACTGCGCACACTGGCCTTTGTACACATAGGTATCTTTGACGACGCGATGGAATTTGACTTCCTGGGCGGCCGTGTATCCGATTATGTCAGGGCAAATTACAGTAACACGCTGGTTGGCGTGGGCGGCTTTACTCCCCAAACTGGCGAGCAGGCGTTGCGTGACGCGCGTTTTGATCTGCTGGCAATTGGTCGACCTTTTATTGCCAATCCGGATTATGTCGAAAAAGTCAGACAAGGCAAACCGCTGACCGCTTATTCCGAAGAGATGCTGGCAAGCCTGGTGTAA
- a CDS encoding rhodanese-like domain-containing protein: MIKQSICVLFGLLSLVAQAATEVISQQALLRNQVSAQPHVIVDVRSEKEFRAGHLKGAINIPFDQIAQHQPLLDTLKPQTLVVYCRSGRRAAIFEQALAQQGFSLLHLSGDYLHWQAEQLPVITPTEPAGQ; the protein is encoded by the coding sequence ATGATTAAGCAAAGTATTTGTGTGTTGTTTGGTTTGCTGAGCTTAGTTGCTCAGGCTGCCACTGAAGTTATCAGTCAGCAGGCGTTATTGCGCAATCAGGTGTCGGCGCAGCCCCATGTCATCGTGGATGTCAGAAGCGAAAAAGAATTCCGGGCCGGTCACCTTAAGGGAGCCATTAATATTCCTTTTGATCAAATCGCCCAGCATCAGCCTTTGCTGGATACGCTGAAACCTCAGACGCTGGTGGTCTATTGCCGCTCAGGCCGACGGGCGGCCATTTTCGAACAGGCGCTGGCGCAGCAGGGGTTCAGCCTGCTGCACCTCAGCGGTGATTACCTTCACTGGCAGGCCGAGCAACTTCCGGTGATAACACCGACTGAGCCTGCCGGGCAGTAG
- a CDS encoding SDR family oxidoreductase, with the protein MESKKIAVVTGALGGIGSAIVKELVNANCFVVAVASPRRTSADIDAWLNEQSINPAAVHGIFLDVTDHEACQQQLNDVIDEFGRIDILVNNAGITRDTSFKKMTLTQWQEVIDTNFNSMFNMTHPVFAHMCANKSGRIINISSVNGQKGQFGQANYSAAKAGMIGFSKALAYEGARAGVTVNVVAPGYTATPMVEKMRDDVLESIKAQVPMQRLATPTEVAQSVAYLASDQAAYITGETLAINGGLYMN; encoded by the coding sequence ATGGAAAGCAAAAAAATCGCAGTCGTCACTGGTGCACTGGGTGGCATCGGTTCAGCTATCGTCAAAGAGCTGGTAAATGCAAACTGTTTTGTTGTGGCTGTTGCCAGCCCACGTCGTACCTCTGCGGATATCGACGCCTGGCTTAATGAGCAGTCAATCAACCCGGCAGCCGTTCATGGCATCTTTTTAGATGTCACCGATCATGAAGCCTGCCAGCAGCAGCTCAATGATGTCATCGATGAGTTTGGTCGCATCGATATTCTGGTCAATAATGCAGGCATCACACGGGATACCTCATTTAAAAAGATGACCCTGACGCAATGGCAGGAAGTTATCGACACTAATTTTAATTCCATGTTCAACATGACTCATCCGGTTTTTGCGCACATGTGCGCGAACAAATCCGGCCGCATTATCAATATTTCCAGCGTTAATGGCCAGAAGGGTCAGTTTGGTCAGGCCAATTATTCAGCCGCTAAGGCCGGCATGATCGGCTTCAGCAAAGCGCTGGCCTACGAAGGCGCCCGCGCAGGCGTGACCGTAAACGTGGTTGCCCCAGGTTACACGGCAACGCCTATGGTCGAAAAAATGCGTGACGATGTGCTTGAAAGCATCAAGGCACAAGTGCCGATGCAGCGCTTAGCCACGCCAACTGAAGTGGCTCAGTCGGTCGCCTACCTGGCATCTGATCAGGCAGCCTATATCACAGGTGAAACGCTGGCGATTAACGGCGGACTTTATATGAACTAA
- a CDS encoding phasin family protein — protein MYNDLMKTLTEQSEQFFSPAIKFNQLVAKNIEQLAQIQLDATENFTKTSVEQLKTAAEVKDVKSFIDFNASQLTAMNKLSQQMIDDGQKLTQLGNEFKEHLDAISKDSVKATAKA, from the coding sequence ATGTACAACGATCTAATGAAAACTCTTACTGAGCAAAGCGAACAGTTTTTCTCTCCGGCTATCAAGTTTAACCAACTGGTTGCTAAAAACATCGAGCAACTGGCACAAATTCAGCTTGATGCAACAGAAAACTTCACTAAAACTTCTGTTGAGCAACTAAAAACGGCAGCTGAAGTAAAAGACGTTAAATCTTTCATCGACTTCAATGCCAGCCAGCTTACTGCAATGAACAAGCTAAGCCAGCAAATGATCGACGATGGTCAAAAGCTGACTCAACTTGGTAACGAGTTCAAAGAGCACCTTGACGCTATCTCTAAAGACAGTGTTAAAGCCACTGCTAAAGCTTAA
- the phaC gene encoding class I poly(R)-hydroxyalkanoic acid synthase yields MDTDNTDLNKTLTAWWQYNQDLYTLFSNNLLKENPVQQALNEQSARDFGVWLNEIAKQPETFVQHQFDWWQEQLKIMQQTWGQGFDTEQPDVIETERGDRRFKADEWRDNPWFNYIKQSYLLFGQSLLSSIRETPGLDDKLKERLEFFARQVVNSISPSNFISTNPELLKLTLDSKGENLIKGLEMFKKDLAKSGDMLRISMTDEHAFELGKDIATTPGRVVFQNHLFELIQYEATTKDVYKTPLLVVPPYVNKYYILDLKQQNSLVKWSVDQGHTVFMISWKNPDASMADIGFEDYVVDGVIAALDAIEKQTGEAYVNAVGYCIAGTLVTTAMAYFVSKRMKHRIKSATLLTTLLDFSQPGEIGVFVNEPTISALEKYNLQNGIMHGHLLGVSFSMLRENSLYWNYYVNNYLKGEAPMDLDLLYWNGDSTNLTAKCHNFMLRDLYLENRLVQPREIEVRGTKIDLSKVKQPVYMLSTRDDHIALWQATFQGIQHTSAKTTFVLGESGHIAGVINPPAAEKYGFWYGPDATGDANAWLDKAKHESGSWWPHWGKWLSQYVDEKIPKRATSSKANPGIYAAPGEYVKVKI; encoded by the coding sequence ATGGATACCGATAACACAGATCTTAATAAAACGCTGACTGCCTGGTGGCAGTACAATCAAGATCTCTACACTCTATTCAGTAATAACCTGCTCAAAGAAAACCCCGTTCAACAAGCCCTGAATGAGCAAAGTGCCCGGGATTTTGGTGTCTGGTTGAACGAAATAGCGAAGCAGCCAGAAACCTTTGTTCAGCACCAGTTTGACTGGTGGCAGGAGCAACTCAAAATCATGCAACAAACCTGGGGCCAGGGATTTGACACTGAACAACCTGATGTCATTGAAACAGAGCGCGGGGACCGTCGCTTTAAGGCCGACGAATGGCGTGACAACCCTTGGTTTAACTATATCAAGCAAAGCTATTTGCTGTTTGGTCAGTCCCTGCTGTCTTCTATCCGCGAAACACCCGGGCTGGATGACAAGCTCAAAGAGCGCCTGGAGTTTTTTGCCCGTCAGGTGGTGAACTCAATCTCACCCAGCAACTTTATTTCAACCAATCCTGAACTGCTGAAACTGACCCTGGACTCCAAAGGTGAAAACCTTATTAAAGGCCTGGAGATGTTTAAGAAAGACCTGGCCAAAAGTGGTGATATGCTGCGTATCAGCATGACCGACGAGCACGCATTTGAGTTAGGGAAAGACATTGCCACCACACCAGGGCGCGTGGTATTCCAGAATCATCTGTTTGAACTTATCCAGTATGAGGCAACCACAAAAGATGTGTATAAAACACCGCTGCTGGTCGTGCCGCCTTATGTCAACAAGTACTACATTCTGGATTTAAAACAGCAGAACTCGCTGGTCAAATGGTCTGTCGATCAGGGTCATACCGTGTTTATGATCTCGTGGAAAAACCCGGATGCCAGCATGGCCGACATAGGCTTTGAAGATTACGTGGTCGATGGCGTCATTGCTGCCCTGGATGCGATTGAAAAGCAAACCGGTGAAGCCTATGTAAATGCGGTCGGCTATTGTATTGCAGGCACGCTGGTTACCACCGCCATGGCGTACTTTGTTTCAAAACGCATGAAGCACCGTATCAAGAGTGCGACCTTGTTAACCACCCTGCTGGATTTCTCACAGCCCGGCGAGATTGGCGTTTTTGTCAATGAGCCCACCATTTCTGCGCTGGAGAAATACAATCTGCAAAACGGCATCATGCATGGTCACCTGCTGGGTGTGTCATTCAGCATGCTGCGCGAAAACAGTCTGTACTGGAATTACTACGTTAATAATTACCTCAAAGGTGAGGCGCCGATGGACCTGGATCTGCTGTACTGGAACGGCGACAGCACCAACCTCACTGCAAAATGCCATAACTTTATGCTGCGTGACTTGTATCTGGAAAACCGCCTGGTACAGCCTCGCGAGATTGAAGTAAGAGGGACCAAAATCGACCTCAGCAAAGTGAAGCAACCCGTGTACATGTTATCGACCCGGGATGATCACATTGCCCTCTGGCAGGCTACCTTCCAGGGTATTCAGCACACCAGCGCCAAAACCACTTTTGTACTGGGCGAGTCTGGCCACATTGCTGGCGTGATCAACCCACCCGCGGCCGAAAAGTATGGTTTCTGGTATGGCCCTGACGCGACCGGCGACGCCAATGCCTGGCTCGACAAAGCCAAGCATGAGAGTGGCTCGTGGTGGCCACACTGGGGCAAGTGGCTAAGCCAGTATGTGGATGAAAAAATCCCCAAACGTGCCACCAGCAGCAAAGCAAACCCGGGCATTTACGCCGCTCCGGGTGAATACGTGAAAGTTAAAATATAA